A single Fibrobacter sp. UWH4 DNA region contains:
- a CDS encoding glycosyltransferase family 2 protein: MSNVACIIVNYNDSKRTLDLSKRICKYSSINQVVVVENNSTDDSLNYLASFGHPKYHVVKSSRNGGYGYGNNLGAKKAKELGAKYILIANPDVNFNDESVSHMLHVMKDHPMCAIVGAREVKLGTYAWRYTSALDDVLSASVFLNKMLKKRYYNKEFFCGKDCVEVDIIPGSLLLVDLEKFFEVGGYDESIFLYEEEKVLYRRFCEKYVTIVDLQAEYEHHHVESHSYSVKSALVGKKRLLNSKYYFLKNYRKISPLALCASKLFFRLTMLEMLVWILVRNIVRPK; encoded by the coding sequence ATGTCCAATGTAGCTTGTATTATTGTTAATTATAATGATTCCAAAAGGACTTTGGACCTTTCTAAACGAATTTGCAAATATTCTTCAATAAATCAAGTTGTTGTTGTTGAGAATAATTCTACTGATGATTCTTTGAATTATTTAGCATCTTTTGGACATCCCAAATATCATGTAGTTAAGTCATCAAGGAATGGTGGGTACGGTTATGGGAATAATTTGGGGGCTAAAAAAGCGAAAGAATTGGGTGCGAAATATATCCTGATCGCAAATCCAGATGTGAATTTCAATGATGAAAGTGTTTCACATATGCTCCATGTGATGAAAGATCATCCAATGTGTGCTATTGTTGGAGCCAGGGAAGTTAAACTTGGTACATATGCATGGCGCTATACATCTGCTTTAGATGATGTCCTTTCTGCAAGTGTTTTTTTGAATAAAATGTTGAAAAAAAGGTATTATAATAAAGAATTCTTTTGTGGAAAAGATTGTGTAGAAGTTGATATAATACCGGGTAGTCTACTTCTTGTGGATCTTGAAAAGTTTTTTGAAGTAGGTGGTTATGATGAATCTATTTTTTTGTATGAAGAAGAAAAAGTTCTTTATCGTCGTTTTTGTGAAAAGTATGTAACTATTGTTGATTTACAGGCTGAATACGAGCATCATCATGTAGAAAGTCATTCATATTCTGTGAAATCTGCTTTGGTTGGAAAAAAACGACTTTTAAACAGTAAATATTATTTCTTGAAGAATTACAGAAAGATTTCCCCACTTGCGTTATGCGCGTCCAAATTATTTTTTAGATTGACTATGCTTGAAATGCTTGTATGGATTTTAGTACGCAACATTGTGAGGCCCAAATGA
- a CDS encoding sugar transferase, with translation MYQKFFKRFLDFCCALAAICCLSPLLLFLTVVGAYKMKGNPFFTQPRPGKDEKIFRLVKFRTMTNEKDANGKLLPDDVRLTAYGKFLRSTSLDELPELFNILKGDMAVIGPRPQLVRDMVFMTPEQRKRHTVRQGLSGLAQINGRNAVTWETKIAYDLEYIKKITFWGDVKIILTTLNKAFIKRSDITEENCDTATDLGDYLLASGRITREEYDRGQEEAKKLIAEAG, from the coding sequence ATGTATCAAAAGTTCTTTAAGCGTTTCTTAGATTTTTGCTGTGCCCTGGCGGCCATTTGTTGCCTGAGTCCTTTGCTCCTTTTTTTGACGGTAGTGGGCGCCTACAAAATGAAGGGCAATCCGTTCTTTACGCAGCCCCGCCCCGGTAAAGATGAAAAAATCTTCAGGCTCGTCAAGTTCCGCACCATGACCAACGAGAAGGACGCCAACGGCAAGCTGCTCCCTGACGATGTTCGCCTGACTGCATACGGAAAATTCCTGCGCAGCACAAGCCTTGACGAACTCCCCGAACTCTTCAACATTTTAAAGGGCGACATGGCGGTAATCGGCCCGCGCCCGCAACTCGTGCGCGACATGGTCTTTATGACCCCGGAACAGCGCAAACGCCACACCGTACGGCAGGGCCTGAGTGGACTTGCCCAGATTAACGGCCGCAACGCCGTGACCTGGGAAACCAAGATCGCCTACGACCTTGAATACATCAAGAAAATCACTTTCTGGGGCGATGTGAAAATCATCCTCACCACGCTCAACAAGGCGTTCATCAAGCGTTCCGACATCACCGAAGAAAATTGCGATACCGCCACCGACCTCGGCGATTACCTGCTGGCAAGCGGGCGCATTACCCGCGAAGAATACGACCGCGGCCAAGAAGAAGCCAAAAAGCTTATTGCGGAGGCGGGGTGA
- a CDS encoding glycosyltransferase family 1 protein — MIRILHVLGGLDRGGAETMVMNLYRAIDKTKVQFVFITHTNHRQAYTEEIEKLGGKIYYFPKFKGINYFQLKGIWKNFFKDHPEYKILHSHVRSYASLYLPIAKKAGLKTIIHSHSTSNGKGLSSFVKQMMQFPLRYQADYFFGCSKEAGEWLFGKKVVESSKYHILKNAIDTEKYTFNEESRAQYREKLRLGNKLTYVHVGRFHPSKNHTFLLNLFAEIHRRNPNTVLLLVGDGPLHSSIQTQIEELCLQDDVLLLGSRDDIPEILHAADCFLFPSLWEGFGMVAVEAQATGLPCICSDMVPSSVKVTDFCYFISTDDLLAWVDMSMQNTRYALSMQNEENVNGIESFDIKKSAAELQSFYLNV, encoded by the coding sequence ATGATTCGTATTCTCCATGTTTTAGGCGGCTTGGACAGAGGCGGTGCGGAAACGATGGTAATGAACCTGTATCGGGCCATCGATAAAACCAAAGTTCAGTTTGTTTTCATCACGCATACGAATCACCGTCAGGCTTATACGGAAGAAATCGAAAAACTTGGTGGAAAAATTTATTATTTTCCCAAATTTAAAGGAATCAATTATTTCCAATTAAAAGGCATCTGGAAAAATTTCTTCAAGGATCATCCTGAGTACAAAATACTGCATTCGCATGTCCGCAGTTATGCATCGCTTTATTTGCCCATTGCTAAAAAGGCTGGGCTAAAAACGATTATTCATAGCCATAGTACCTCTAATGGAAAAGGCTTGTCTTCTTTCGTTAAACAGATGATGCAGTTCCCACTGCGTTACCAGGCGGACTATTTCTTTGGATGCTCCAAAGAAGCTGGAGAATGGCTGTTTGGAAAGAAAGTTGTGGAATCGTCTAAATATCATATTCTGAAAAATGCGATTGATACTGAAAAATATACGTTCAACGAAGAATCTCGTGCACAATATCGTGAAAAATTGAGGTTGGGAAATAAATTGACTTATGTTCATGTAGGTCGATTTCATCCATCAAAAAACCATACTTTTTTGTTGAATCTCTTTGCTGAAATTCATAGGCGTAATCCTAATACGGTACTTTTATTGGTTGGGGATGGACCTTTGCATTCAAGTATTCAAACACAAATAGAAGAACTTTGTCTGCAAGATGATGTTTTGCTGTTGGGAAGCCGAGATGATATTCCTGAAATATTGCATGCTGCAGACTGTTTCTTGTTCCCCTCTTTGTGGGAAGGCTTCGGTATGGTAGCTGTTGAAGCTCAGGCAACCGGATTGCCTTGTATTTGTAGCGATATGGTTCCTAGTTCTGTTAAAGTAACTGATTTCTGCTATTTTATTTCTACAGATGATTTGCTTGCTTGGGTAGATATGTCTATGCAAAATACAAGATATGCCTTGTCGATGCAAAATGAAGAAAATGTGAATGGGATTGAATCTTTTGATATAAAAAAATCTGCTGCCGAATTACAATCTTTTTATTTGAACGTTTAG
- a CDS encoding glycosyltransferase family 4 protein → MKVLILANKSTGLYKFRGELLEALLANKHEVLLSVPNGDFIDEMQQMGCHFIETEISRHGTNPLTDLALTKKYCAIIKSVKPDIVFTYTIKPNVYGGIACQLCKVPYVANVTGLGTAVENGGILQKITLALYRTGLRKAKRVFFQNQANQDFMLRHKVVRGAYSLLPGSGVNLERFAPLPYPDETDGIHFVFISRIMREKGIEQYLEAAKHFKVAEPAEVPDARHPERTLEPQAIGGVERSKLHFHICGFCEPEYKGKLDEYIKKGIVIYHGMVRDVREIHKISHCTIHPSFYPEGLSNVLLESCASARPIITTDRSGCREVVDDGVNGYIVKQRDSEDLIQKIEKFLILTHEQKMRMGLAGRAKVEKEFDRKIVVDAYMKEMEATK, encoded by the coding sequence ATGAAAGTCCTGATTCTGGCAAATAAATCAACCGGACTGTACAAGTTCCGTGGAGAACTTCTCGAAGCGTTGCTCGCAAATAAGCATGAAGTCCTTTTATCTGTTCCGAATGGCGATTTTATCGATGAAATGCAACAGATGGGTTGCCATTTCATAGAAACCGAAATCTCTCGCCATGGCACGAACCCGCTCACGGACCTTGCCTTAACCAAGAAATATTGCGCAATCATCAAGTCCGTAAAGCCCGATATCGTATTCACCTATACCATCAAGCCTAATGTCTATGGGGGCATAGCCTGCCAGTTGTGCAAGGTTCCGTATGTCGCCAATGTGACCGGCCTCGGAACAGCCGTCGAGAATGGCGGAATCCTTCAGAAAATTACCTTGGCTCTCTATAGAACCGGATTGAGAAAGGCGAAACGTGTGTTCTTCCAGAACCAGGCGAACCAGGATTTTATGCTCAGGCATAAAGTCGTGAGAGGGGCGTATTCGTTGCTTCCCGGCAGTGGCGTAAACCTTGAACGCTTTGCCCCGCTCCCGTATCCCGATGAAACCGACGGAATCCATTTCGTTTTCATCAGCCGCATTATGCGTGAAAAAGGCATAGAACAGTATTTGGAAGCTGCAAAACACTTCAAGGTCGCTGAGCCTGCCGAAGTGCCAGACGCTCGTCATCCTGAGCGGACCCTGGAGCCGCAGGCGATAGGGGGAGTCGAAAGATCTAAACTACATTTCCACATCTGCGGTTTCTGCGAGCCCGAATACAAGGGCAAACTGGATGAATACATCAAAAAAGGCATTGTAATCTATCACGGCATGGTCCGTGATGTCCGCGAAATTCATAAGATTTCGCATTGCACCATCCACCCGAGTTTTTACCCGGAAGGCCTTAGCAATGTACTTTTGGAAAGCTGTGCCAGTGCCCGCCCTATCATCACTACGGACCGTAGCGGCTGTCGCGAAGTGGTAGATGATGGCGTGAACGGCTATATCGTGAAACAGCGCGATAGCGAAGACCTTATCCAGAAAATCGAGAAGTTCCTTATCTTAACGCACGAACAGAAAATGCGGATGGGACTTGCTGGCAGGGCGAAAGTGGAAAAGGAATTTGACCGCAAGATTGTCGTGGATGCGTATATGAAAGAAATGGAGGCTACGAAATGA
- a CDS encoding PD-(D/E)XK nuclease family transposase, producing MKVSPKRKNVIRKEPIPAKLVGQAFIDPTYDTGFQELFDSPKALKDFLDGLLDLHGNDQIKELKYTFNYTSRFRVPQSRKIIMDAFATTGSGRFLDIEMQRAEHSFFIDRAVLYKAFLVIKGKQQMDAAAEFKALSKEEKEYRRYQLPECISIWICNFDLPELCGKYIDEWAIYSRNSMENRIKEPVFAKNKYIIVSLANYNKSASEVKTATDAWLYLLKNAGTENEIPTFGNSAIEDALERIRIDNLDDETLKAMEHEMVTKEEIECRLAGAKIETRFEMVDAMLSRNYSEEEISIISGVSKEEILKRKALLTK from the coding sequence ATGAAGGTTTCTCCCAAAAGAAAGAATGTTATACGCAAGGAACCCATTCCCGCTAAACTTGTCGGACAGGCTTTCATTGATCCCACTTACGACACTGGTTTTCAGGAGCTGTTCGACAGTCCCAAGGCTCTCAAAGATTTCCTTGACGGGCTCCTTGATTTGCACGGTAACGACCAGATCAAGGAGCTCAAATACACCTTCAATTACACAAGCCGATTTCGGGTGCCTCAGAGCCGCAAAATCATCATGGATGCGTTTGCGACGACTGGCTCTGGCAGATTTTTGGACATCGAGATGCAGCGTGCAGAACACAGTTTCTTTATCGACCGAGCAGTACTGTACAAGGCGTTCCTCGTTATCAAGGGCAAGCAGCAGATGGATGCCGCAGCTGAATTCAAAGCTCTTTCCAAGGAAGAGAAGGAGTACAGGCGTTACCAGCTCCCAGAATGTATCTCCATCTGGATTTGCAACTTTGATTTGCCCGAACTTTGCGGAAAATACATTGACGAATGGGCAATTTACAGCCGTAACTCGATGGAAAATAGAATAAAAGAACCTGTTTTCGCTAAAAATAAGTATATTATTGTCAGTCTTGCGAATTACAACAAGTCCGCAAGCGAGGTCAAGACGGCAACGGATGCCTGGCTGTACTTGCTCAAGAACGCCGGCACCGAAAACGAGATTCCCACCTTTGGGAATAGCGCTATCGAGGATGCCTTGGAACGAATCCGTATTGACAACTTGGACGACGAAACCTTGAAAGCTATGGAGCACGAAATGGTTACTAAAGAAGAAATCGAATGCCGCCTGGCTGGAGCCAAAATTGAGACTCGTTTCGAAATGGTGGATGCTATGCTTTCTAGAAACTATTCCGAAGAAGAAATTTCTATTATTTCTGGTGTATCCAAGGAAGAAATTCTCAAGCGCAAGGCACTCTTGACTAAGTGA
- a CDS encoding GNAT family N-acetyltransferase, translated as MLYKLAHILRDRFGFIWNLVEWGNALVFALTHKAALKKIPAILRECSGTYILRLAELADAPALATFFAEQPDDAFKFFKPHAFDEKTLSKIIRNRAFLTFLVLDGEKIVGYFFLRCFMNGKSFRGKIVDFRYRGKGIAKLQGLTATKVASALEMRVFGTISPENYASLASSKAVNEVRIVETLENGYYYIEYLPKKDEK; from the coding sequence ATGCTTTACAAATTAGCTCATATTCTTCGTGATCGCTTCGGCTTTATTTGGAATTTGGTCGAGTGGGGGAATGCTCTCGTCTTTGCATTGACCCATAAGGCAGCGTTGAAAAAGATTCCCGCCATTTTGCGGGAATGTTCTGGAACGTATATATTGCGATTGGCTGAACTAGCAGATGCCCCGGCACTTGCCACTTTTTTTGCGGAACAGCCCGATGATGCCTTCAAATTTTTTAAACCGCACGCTTTCGACGAGAAGACCCTCTCGAAAATCATCAGGAACAGGGCGTTCCTCACGTTCCTCGTGCTTGACGGCGAAAAGATTGTGGGCTACTTCTTCTTGCGCTGCTTTATGAACGGGAAAAGCTTTAGGGGTAAAATTGTAGATTTCCGCTACAGGGGCAAGGGTATCGCGAAACTCCAGGGACTTACCGCCACAAAAGTTGCCTCCGCATTGGAAATGCGAGTTTTCGGCACGATTTCCCCGGAGAATTACGCCTCGCTGGCATCTTCCAAGGCCGTAAACGAAGTAAGGATTGTGGAAACACTGGAAAACGGCTACTACTACATCGAATATTTGCCGAAAAAGGACGAAAAATGA